One segment of Chelmon rostratus isolate fCheRos1 chromosome 17, fCheRos1.pri, whole genome shotgun sequence DNA contains the following:
- the unm_sa1261 gene encoding serine/threonine-protein kinase SBK1, protein MNSSPHGSRASIDILEELQLIAAQNLEKLDINKYYEVVCELGKGTYGKVDLVIHKIRGTKMALKFLRKKTTKLKSFLREYSISLYLSPCPFIINMYGIAFETDEYYIFAQEYALAGDLFDIIPPQVGLPETVAKRCVHQVAIALDYLHCKKLVHRDIKPENILIFDKECRKVKLSDFGMTRRAGSPVKRVSGTIPYTAPELCDTSQHEGFCVDYSTDVWAFGVLLFCMLTGNFPWEKAMPNDAFYEEFVRWQRRRTGTVPSQWRRFTDEALRMFRRLLSIEQERRCSAKEVFSYFNQCWMLDTENGNSGTGGGLASSAPPLDISSSSSEEDVLVDRLKQQSLSPACVVAKGSIMMDTHYTSMSTNSSPSSTGSYERVNRENNERGRILVATPIEICV, encoded by the exons ATGAACTCCTCACCCCATGGCTCCCGCGCCTCCATCGACATCCTGGAGGAACTCCAGCTGATTGCTGCACAGAACCTGGAAAAACTGGACATCAACAAATACTATGAGGTCGTCTGTGAACTGGGCAAAGGCACCTATGGGAAAGTGGACTTGGTCATCCACAAAATCAGAG GCACAAAAATGGCCCTGAAGTTTCTGAGGAAGAAGACCACCAAGCTGAAGAGCTTCCTGAGGGAGTACAGCATCTCCCTGTACCTGTCGCCCTGCCCCTTCATCATCAACATGTACGGCATCGCCTTCGAAACAGACGAGTACTACATCTTCGCTCAGGAGTACGCTCTGGCAGGAGACCTGTTTGACATCATCCCTCCACAG gTGGGACTCCCTGAGACGGTGGCCAAGCGCTGCGTCCACCAGGTGGCCATCGCCCTGGACTACCTGCACTGCAAGAAGCTGGTCCACAGAGACATCAAACCCGAGAACATCCTCATTTTTGACAAAGAGTGTCGGAAGGTCAAGCTGTCAGACTTTGGCATGACACGGCGCGCCGGCTCCCCGGTGAAACGTGTGAGCGGGACGATCCCCTACACGGCGCCCGAGCTGTGCGACACGTCGCAGCACGAGGGTTTCTGCGTGGACTACAGCACGGACGTGTGGGCGTTCGGCGTGCTGCTCTTCTGCATGCTGACAGGAAACTTCCCCTGGGAGAAGGCCATGCCTAACGACGCCTTCTACGAGGAGTTTGTGCGCTGGCAGCGTCGCCGGACGGGTACGGTGCCGTCACAGTGGCGCCGCTTCACCGACGAAGCCCTACGCATGTTTCGTAGGCTCCTCTCCATCGAGCAGGAGCGCCGCTGCTCAGCCAAAGAAGTCTTCAGCTACTTCAACCAGTGCTGGATGTTGGACACGGAGAACGGGAACAGCGGCACCGGCGGGGGCTTAGCAAGCAGCGCGCCTCCTCTGGACATCAGCTCGTCCTCGTCCGAAGAGGACGTGTTAGTGGacagactgaagcagcagagcctgTCACCTGCTTGTGTGGTGGCGAAGGGAAGCATCATGATGGACACCCACTACACCTCCATGTCCACTAACAGCTCGCCCTCCTCCACTGGCAGCTACGAGCGGgtcaacagagaaaacaacGAAAGGGGACGCATCCTGGTGGCCACACCCATCGAGATCTGCGTGTAG